The DNA sequence ATCTATGTGGCAGGAGAAGAGCAGGCCATTGGGGTCTCCCACCTGAACGAGGTAATTGCCGTAGGGGTCGTAGGTGCCGCCTAGCGGTTCCAGGAAGCGTTGTCGCCACTGGGTGAAGGTCAGGCTGTTGTAGTGCCAGCGCAAACAGAGCATTTCCAAGTATTCGTCCATAGGTTTGGGGAGGGAAACACCCGCCGCGGTTTTTATAGCTAAGCCATCTCTGCTTGTTATATCTTGGGGGTTGCAGAGCGCAACTCCGTCTTGGGTTTTCCTACTATCGCCCTAACAAACTGAAGCGGCTCAGCTATAGCCAACGGCGGGCGGACTAGCAACTAGTAGGGGATTTCGTCTTCTTCTAGCGTTTGCTGGGGTTCGATGCCCGTTTCGGGCTCGTCATAGAGGTCGCGGTACCAGAGGGCCAGGGTTGCCGCGGTTTCGTCGCCGACGTAGAGAGGCTGAAATGCTGCTTTGTCGTGGGGCACGCCGTCCACGAGAGCCGGCACCTGGATTTTCGTGCCTTCCGGCAGCTGCCAGGGTTGGCCAACCAGGCGCAAGGCGAAGATGAAACCGGGCACATCTGCGCCGAAAATCGCGCGAATGGCTTGCCGGAACGGGCCATAGCACTCCAGCGAGAATTTTGCTCCTGCGACTCCTTTGGGCGTCCAGGCGATGGGTTCGGTGTGCAGGAGCCTGTATCCGCCTTGGCCGTTAGGCGCGAGAAACCCGACTGTGTATGTCCGGCGCGGTATATGCAGTCGCTTATCGTAAGGTTCGTGGTCGGGTTTGGGGTCGCCTTTTTTGTGGCCATTGTGCGCATCGCGGAAAACCAAAGTGAGTTTGTGTACGCGCAAGACAGCCAAGATGGGATTTTTGCAGGCTAGCACTTCTTCTTCTGCGCCGGATTCGTAAGAGAATTTGCGTTTTTCCCAACCAGGCGCGCCGTTTTGCCACCCCGCGGCTTCTGCTTGCCGCATGGAAATCAGCATACCAGGAATTGCAATCTTCTTGGCATTCCACTGGCAGAATGCTAAGCTGGGAGCAGACACTTCCGATTCATACTTTGAATCCCGCCACTTGTCTATAAAATCCATGTCCGTTTCTCCAAACTCTTACTATATTATATCATAAGTTATGGGATGGCGGCCAGGGGTTGGTAGTGCGTATTGGGGTGGGCGAGCGCAGGAGCGAGGTGCGCGAGTGCGAGCGGTGGAGCAGATGCGGGAGCGGCGAGCGAATGCGGTAGCTGGGTATATTGGGTTTGATGCGGAGTCGGCGCTAGAGCTAGCGGAGTTGGAGTTTGGGCGGCGATTATTGGAGTTAGGTAGTGGTGGGGAGGCTGCGACGACGTTTGAGGAGTTAGAGCGGTTGCAGGTGGAGGTGGGTCGTGTTTTAGGTTTTTTGGCTGGGTGCGAGCGGCGGCGAGTGCGGTGGCGGCGGTACAGGTCGGCGGCGCGGGAGCGGTTGTACTTTCCGGATTTGCAGCGTGGGGTGATGGTGGTGGGAGCGCCTGGGTCTGGGAAAACATTTAGCACGATTGATCCGCTTTTGCGTTCCGTGATTGAGCAGGGTTTTCCAGTGATTTTGTATGATTTCAAGTATCCATCGCAGGCGGCGATTTTAGGGCCTTATGCCGAGCGATTAGGGTACGAGGTGCGGGTGTTTGCACCTGGATTTCCGGAGTCAGAGACTGTGAATGTTCTGGATTTTATGCGGGATTGTTTGGACGCTGAGACTGCGGGGCAGATTGCGCATGTGATGAACAAGAATTTTCAGGTGGGGACGGACAAGGACGATCCTTTTTTCTCGACAGCGGCGACGCAGTTGTTGCAGGCGGTGTTCATGGTGGCGAAGGCGTCGCCGGAGCCAGATCTAGTGATGGCGCAGGTTGTGATTTCGTTAAGCAATTTAGTGGAGCGTTTAGAGCGGTGGCGGGAGCGGAGGGAGATAGACGATGTAGCGGCGCTATCGGCGGTGAAGCCAGAGTGGGGTGCTTATGCGATTTCTGAGTTCAACAAGAGCTGGATTTTGCGAGCGTTTGCACAGATTATTTCAGTGG is a window from the Candidatus Methylacidiphilales bacterium genome containing:
- a CDS encoding type IV secretion system DNA-binding domain-containing protein encodes the protein MGWRPGVGSAYWGGRAQERGARVRAVEQMRERRANAVAGYIGFDAESALELAELEFGRRLLELGSGGEAATTFEELERLQVEVGRVLGFLAGCERRRVRWRRYRSAARERLYFPDLQRGVMVVGAPGSGKTFSTIDPLLRSVIEQGFPVILYDFKYPSQAAILGPYAERLGYEVRVFAPGFPESETVNVLDFMRDCLDAETAGQIAHVMNKNFQVGTDKDDPFFSTAATQLLQAVFMVAKASPEPDLVMAQVVISLSNLVERLERWRERREIDDVAALSAVKPEWGAYAISEFNKSWILRAFAQIISVGKSEKTLSSIVGVATNNLTQFMKPNIAPHFVGRSTFDFWLEGRQLLIVGMDRVRRDSVGPLVATALHMLTQYNLTLKKRRDPLVVALDELPTIYLPQIQNWLNENRSDGFCGIIGFQNMTQLEKAYGKELARSIMTGCNTKFIFNPGETESAEFFARALGEEEVRSWSRSRSRGKGGSSTSISEQDKPRKLFDPAQFLKLDTGMCVVVSPGYKKAVRGRQEAFVPMLKRIRISKAEIEFCRMMEQRWAGFVARRRRGERLELDLQSRTRFAETLLRY
- a CDS encoding DUF5895 domain-containing protein; its protein translation is MDFIDKWRDSKYESEVSAPSLAFCQWNAKKIAIPGMLISMRQAEAAGWQNGAPGWEKRKFSYESGAEEEVLACKNPILAVLRVHKLTLVFRDAHNGHKKGDPKPDHEPYDKRLHIPRRTYTVGFLAPNGQGGYRLLHTEPIAWTPKGVAGAKFSLECYGPFRQAIRAIFGADVPGFIFALRLVGQPWQLPEGTKIQVPALVDGVPHDKAAFQPLYVGDETAATLALWYRDLYDEPETGIEPQQTLEEDEIPY